In Flavobacterium sp. N3904, one DNA window encodes the following:
- a CDS encoding alpha-1,4-glucan--maltose-1-phosphate maltosyltransferase — MFNLTNTMQNQTRIIIENVLPQLNGGSFVIKRIVGQKILVTADVFSDGHDVIECCVKFKHESEKKWQEVRMTPTQNDEWFAEFQVNKQGKFTYFVEGWVDYALNWQHGTERKINDNQYVKSELLEGAEYVRAILNLVDASDNEYLNRLVYYFTTESEYDNAVRETKSEELIRIFKKYPIRLLENKSIDLEVYVDRKKALFSTWYEFFPRSASTEEGKHGTFKDCERLLPRVAEMGFDTLYFPPIHPIGEVNRKGKNNATNAEYGDVGSPWGIGSHHGGHKSTHPELGTIEDFKELVKKAQDLGIEVAMDYALQAAPDHPYVKDFPQWFKWRPDGTVQYAENPPKKYQDIQPIYFESSDWKNLWKELLDVALFWIEECNIKIYRVDNPHTKPFYFWGWLISEIKKKHPDVLFLAEAFTRPKIMNELAKQGFSQSYTYFTWRNSKKELTEYVEELTQTEQKEFYRPNFWPNTPDINPFALQNGNESVHLQKYFLAATLSSNVGIYGPVFEYRVSTPMAPGKEEYLDSEKYQCYKWDWTIQNKLTTLITRINTIRKEQISLQQTNNIVFCETNNDQVMAYYKFDDDKQDETLMIVSLDAFHTAKAMVKLPLDKIGSQHIQVTDLITGNTYSWNNEWNYVELPSELPFHLFKIQK, encoded by the coding sequence ATGTTCAATTTAACTAACACCATGCAAAATCAAACCCGAATAATTATAGAAAATGTTTTACCACAACTCAATGGTGGTAGCTTTGTCATTAAAAGAATTGTTGGCCAAAAAATACTTGTTACAGCTGATGTATTTTCAGATGGACATGATGTTATCGAATGTTGCGTAAAATTCAAACACGAATCTGAAAAAAAGTGGCAAGAGGTTCGAATGACTCCTACTCAGAATGATGAATGGTTTGCAGAATTTCAAGTCAATAAACAAGGAAAGTTTACCTATTTTGTAGAAGGCTGGGTAGATTATGCCTTAAACTGGCAACATGGCACAGAACGCAAAATTAATGACAATCAATATGTAAAGTCAGAATTATTGGAAGGTGCAGAATATGTTCGTGCTATTCTCAATTTAGTTGATGCTTCCGATAATGAATATCTCAATCGACTTGTTTATTATTTTACAACCGAGTCAGAATATGATAATGCCGTTAGAGAAACAAAATCGGAAGAATTGATCCGGATTTTCAAAAAATACCCAATACGTCTTTTAGAAAATAAATCAATAGATTTAGAAGTCTATGTAGATCGAAAAAAGGCATTATTCAGCACTTGGTATGAATTTTTTCCACGTTCAGCTTCGACCGAAGAAGGAAAACACGGAACTTTCAAAGATTGCGAAAGATTGCTTCCTAGAGTTGCAGAAATGGGATTTGATACGCTCTATTTTCCGCCAATTCATCCGATTGGTGAAGTCAATAGAAAAGGAAAAAACAATGCTACAAATGCCGAATATGGCGATGTTGGCTCTCCCTGGGGAATTGGTTCTCATCACGGCGGACACAAATCTACCCATCCCGAATTAGGAACGATTGAAGATTTCAAAGAATTAGTAAAAAAAGCACAAGATTTAGGAATCGAAGTGGCCATGGATTATGCTTTGCAAGCCGCGCCAGATCATCCATATGTAAAAGATTTTCCGCAATGGTTTAAATGGAGACCAGACGGGACAGTTCAATATGCCGAAAATCCTCCTAAAAAATACCAAGACATTCAACCTATTTATTTTGAAAGTTCCGACTGGAAAAATCTTTGGAAAGAATTACTAGATGTCGCTTTATTTTGGATTGAAGAATGTAATATTAAAATCTACAGAGTTGATAATCCACATACAAAACCCTTTTATTTCTGGGGTTGGTTGATATCTGAAATCAAAAAAAAGCATCCCGATGTTTTGTTTTTGGCTGAAGCTTTTACACGTCCAAAAATCATGAACGAATTGGCAAAACAAGGTTTTAGTCAATCGTATACTTATTTTACATGGAGAAATTCTAAAAAAGAATTGACTGAATACGTAGAAGAGTTAACCCAAACCGAACAAAAAGAATTTTACAGACCTAATTTTTGGCCCAATACACCCGACATTAATCCTTTTGCATTGCAAAATGGAAATGAATCGGTGCATTTGCAAAAATATTTTTTGGCTGCCACATTGAGTTCAAATGTTGGAATTTATGGTCCTGTTTTTGAATATAGGGTCAGTACGCCAATGGCTCCTGGTAAAGAAGAATATTTAGATTCTGAAAAATACCAATGTTACAAATGGGACTGGACTATTCAAAACAAACTGACCACCCTAATTACCAGAATTAATACTATTCGAAAAGAACAAATTTCGTTGCAACAGACCAATAATATTGTTTTTTGTGAGACCAACAATGATCAGGTAATGGCATACTATAAGTTTGATGACGACAAACAGGATGAAACACTGATGATTGTAAGTTTGGATGCATTTCATACGGCCAAAGCAATGGTAAAATTGCCTTTAGACAAAATTGGAAGTCAACATATACAAGTTACCGATTTGATTACCGGAAATACCTATTCATGGAATAATGAATGGAATTATGTAGAACTTCCTTCCGAATTGCCTTTTCATTTATTTAAAATTCAGAAATAA
- a CDS encoding glycogen synthase: MEIFHIGAECYPVAKVGGLADVIGALPKYQSSTENQVRVVIPCYQTVFRLENDFECVHWGKLKLGNFNFPFSVLKEISNKLGFELYLVEIPELFDRPNIYNYRDDIERFLSFQIATLDWITGRSSIPDIIHCHDHHTALIPFMNKYCPKYEKLREIPTLITIHNGLYQGIFSFNKLYYLPEFDLIHVKELEWGNCINSLAAAIKCADEVTTVSPSYLNEINNSNNGLETLFQQFRHKSRGILNGIDIDVWDSNKDPMIENNYSIETIADGKQKNKEYLCSLFNLDASKPLFCFIGRLYYEKGADLLPEVVLSALTTYKEEINILILGHGDVELENQLSHLLSEFSGNYNVYIGYNEELAHKTYAGSDFILIPSRVEPCGLNQMYAMRYGTIPIVRRTGGLKDTVVDFEDNGNGICHDNASVEDICDSIQRAIDLYKNKEIIDQIRIKGMNTNHSWETVSQEYIELYNLIITKRYES; this comes from the coding sequence ATGGAAATATTTCACATTGGAGCAGAATGTTACCCAGTAGCAAAAGTGGGTGGTTTAGCCGATGTAATTGGAGCATTGCCAAAATACCAAAGCAGTACAGAAAATCAGGTTCGTGTCGTCATTCCGTGTTATCAAACAGTATTTAGATTAGAGAATGATTTTGAATGTGTGCATTGGGGTAAATTAAAATTGGGCAACTTTAATTTTCCTTTTAGTGTTTTGAAAGAAATATCAAATAAGTTGGGATTTGAGTTGTATTTAGTTGAGATACCTGAGCTTTTTGACCGACCCAATATTTATAATTATAGAGATGATATAGAGCGATTTTTATCGTTTCAAATTGCAACATTAGATTGGATCACAGGAAGAAGTTCGATTCCAGATATCATTCATTGTCACGATCATCATACGGCATTAATTCCTTTTATGAATAAATATTGTCCAAAATATGAAAAGCTAAGAGAAATACCCACACTGATTACCATTCATAACGGTTTATATCAAGGAATATTTTCTTTTAACAAATTATATTATTTGCCTGAATTTGATTTAATTCATGTTAAAGAATTAGAATGGGGGAATTGTATAAATTCTTTAGCAGCAGCGATAAAATGTGCAGATGAAGTCACAACGGTTTCACCTAGTTATCTCAATGAAATCAATAATTCGAATAATGGTTTGGAAACACTATTTCAACAGTTTCGTCACAAATCAAGAGGTATTCTTAATGGAATTGACATCGATGTTTGGGATTCCAATAAAGATCCAATGATTGAAAACAATTATTCGATAGAAACAATTGCTGATGGAAAACAAAAAAATAAAGAGTATTTATGTTCGCTTTTCAATTTGGATGCGTCAAAACCACTTTTTTGTTTTATAGGACGATTATATTATGAAAAAGGAGCCGATTTGCTGCCAGAGGTAGTTTTATCAGCTTTAACAACATACAAAGAAGAAATAAATATTTTAATTTTAGGACATGGAGACGTCGAATTAGAAAATCAACTTTCACATTTGCTTTCTGAATTTAGTGGAAATTATAATGTTTACATAGGTTACAATGAAGAATTAGCACATAAAACGTATGCTGGTTCCGATTTTATTTTAATTCCGTCACGAGTAGAGCCTTGCGGATTAAATCAGATGTATGCTATGCGATATGGAACAATACCAATTGTCAGAAGAACAGGAGGATTAAAAGACACTGTCGTTGATTTTGAAGATAATGGAAACGGAATTTGTCATGATAATGCTTCAGTTGAAGATATTTGTGATTCTATTCAAAGAGCTATCGATTTATATAAAAATAAAGAAATTATAGATCAAATTAGAATAAAAGGAATGAATACAAACCATTCTTGGGAAACCGTAAGCCAAGAATATATAGAATTATATAATTTAATTATTACAAAGAGGTATGAAAGCTAA
- a CDS encoding glucose-1-phosphate adenylyltransferase: MKAKRKKVIAIILGGGQGSRLYPLTARRSKPAVPIGGKYRLVDIPISNCMNSDIYKMFVLTQFNSASLNAHIKNTYNFSIFSQSFVDILAAEQTPDNPTWFQGTADAVRQCMPHFLNHDFDYALILSGDQLYQMDFNEMLEAHIDAEADITIATLPVNDKDAPEFGILKTNSESCIDCFIEKPAKELLPDWKSEVSDEMKNQGKHYLASMGIYIFNRKLLIELMADPDTKDFGKEIIPQAVGNKKLLSYQYEGYWTDIGNIDSFFEANIGLTDDIPKFNLFDNDNKIYTRPRLLSPSKFHKTMVERSLISEGCIIHAKAITKSVIGNRSRIGEDTVIQHCYVMGNDFYQNIDDINEDNKNGIPLIGIGERCFIDNAIVDKNCRIGNDVYVKGGKHLEDTTNELYCVKEGIIVIRKGAIIPNNFIIK; this comes from the coding sequence ATGAAAGCTAAAAGGAAAAAAGTTATCGCTATTATTTTAGGAGGTGGTCAAGGTTCAAGATTGTATCCCTTAACGGCCAGAAGGTCTAAACCTGCGGTCCCAATTGGAGGGAAATATAGATTGGTTGATATTCCAATTTCAAATTGTATGAATTCAGACATTTATAAAATGTTTGTATTGACACAATTTAATTCGGCATCTTTAAATGCGCATATCAAAAACACTTATAATTTCAGTATTTTTAGTCAGTCGTTTGTTGATATTTTGGCTGCTGAGCAAACGCCTGATAATCCAACTTGGTTTCAAGGAACTGCAGATGCTGTACGACAATGTATGCCTCACTTTTTAAATCATGATTTTGATTATGCTTTGATTCTTTCTGGTGATCAATTATATCAAATGGATTTTAACGAAATGCTTGAAGCACATATTGATGCAGAAGCCGACATTACTATCGCCACTTTGCCTGTAAATGACAAGGATGCCCCTGAGTTTGGTATATTGAAAACCAATTCGGAAAGTTGTATTGATTGTTTTATAGAAAAACCAGCTAAGGAGTTATTACCCGATTGGAAATCAGAAGTGAGTGATGAAATGAAGAACCAAGGGAAACATTATTTGGCTTCAATGGGTATTTATATTTTTAATAGAAAATTATTAATCGAATTGATGGCTGATCCAGATACAAAAGATTTTGGAAAAGAAATCATACCTCAGGCTGTTGGAAATAAAAAATTATTGAGCTATCAATACGAGGGTTACTGGACTGATATTGGTAATATAGACTCCTTTTTTGAAGCCAATATTGGTTTGACGGATGATATTCCAAAATTTAATCTATTTGATAATGATAATAAAATCTATACCAGACCTCGTTTATTATCTCCGTCCAAGTTCCATAAAACAATGGTAGAAAGGTCCTTAATTTCTGAGGGTTGTATCATTCATGCCAAAGCCATTACCAAATCTGTTATTGGGAATAGATCTCGAATAGGAGAGGACACTGTCATTCAGCATTGTTATGTAATGGGGAATGATTTCTATCAGAATATTGATGATATTAATGAAGATAATAAAAATGGTATACCATTAATAGGCATAGGGGAAAGATGTTTTATTGATAATGCTATTGTCGATAAAAACTGTAGAATCGGTAACGATGTGTATGTAAAAGGAGGTAAACACTTGGAAGATACAACAAATGAATTGTATTGTGTAAAAGAAGGAATTATTGTAATTCGAAAAGGAGCCATAATCCCAAATAATTTTATTATAAAATAA
- a CDS encoding MFS transporter, with protein sequence MEQLQKGSKKLLNAWAFYDWANSVYPLVISSAIFPIFYESLFSDRDHYIEVFGLSLKNSALISFVTAAAFLMVALFSPLLSGIADYVGNKKSFMKFFCYVGALSCIGLNWFSLENIYVGLFFYFFGLIGFWGSLVFYNSYLPDIAYPEQQDAVSAKGYSLGYIGSVILLIVNLAMVMMPDTFGITGSKGEAAMKAMRYSFIMVGIWWILFSQYSYYFLPKGNKNADRKVTKAVVFNGFKELKKVWGLLEANISLKRYLLSFFVYSMAVQTVMLIATYFGSQEIAWESKSQSQTGLIICILLIQIIAVIGAILTSKASAKFGNIPTLIVINCFWVVLCAAAYFIVSPNQFYIMAALVGLVMGGIQALSRSTYSKLLPETEDTASFFSFYDVTEKIGIVIGMCVYGIIDQITGSPRLAIVFLAVFFVIGVVLLRKVPKKQII encoded by the coding sequence ATGGAGCAATTACAAAAAGGGAGTAAAAAATTATTAAATGCTTGGGCATTTTACGATTGGGCAAATTCTGTCTATCCATTGGTGATTTCATCTGCCATATTTCCTATTTTTTATGAATCTTTATTTTCCGATAGAGATCATTATATTGAAGTTTTCGGTCTGAGTCTAAAAAATTCTGCATTAATTAGCTTTGTAACAGCTGCCGCTTTTTTGATGGTTGCTTTATTTTCTCCTTTATTATCAGGAATAGCAGATTATGTTGGTAATAAAAAATCTTTCATGAAATTCTTCTGTTATGTTGGAGCCCTTTCTTGTATTGGTTTGAATTGGTTTAGTTTAGAAAATATATACGTTGGGTTATTCTTTTACTTTTTTGGTTTAATTGGTTTTTGGGGAAGTTTGGTATTTTATAACTCCTATTTGCCAGATATTGCTTATCCCGAACAACAAGATGCTGTAAGTGCCAAAGGATACTCTTTGGGATACATAGGCAGTGTGATTTTGTTAATTGTAAATCTTGCTATGGTAATGATGCCCGATACATTTGGAATCACAGGAAGTAAAGGCGAAGCTGCAATGAAAGCCATGAGATATTCCTTTATTATGGTTGGTATTTGGTGGATACTTTTCAGTCAATACTCTTATTACTTTTTGCCAAAAGGGAATAAAAATGCTGATCGAAAAGTAACCAAAGCAGTTGTTTTTAATGGTTTCAAAGAATTAAAAAAAGTTTGGGGGCTATTGGAAGCCAATATTTCCTTGAAAAGATACTTGCTTAGTTTTTTTGTTTACAGTATGGCTGTTCAAACAGTGATGCTTATTGCCACTTATTTTGGTTCGCAAGAAATAGCTTGGGAGTCTAAAAGCCAAAGCCAAACGGGATTGATTATCTGTATTTTATTAATCCAGATTATTGCTGTTATAGGTGCTATTTTGACATCAAAAGCATCAGCAAAATTTGGAAATATCCCAACGTTAATAGTTATCAATTGCTTTTGGGTGGTGCTTTGTGCTGCAGCTTATTTTATAGTATCGCCTAATCAGTTTTATATCATGGCTGCACTTGTAGGGCTTGTAATGGGGGGGATTCAAGCATTATCTCGTTCTACTTATTCTAAACTTTTGCCGGAAACGGAAGATACAGCTTCCTTTTTTAGTTTTTATGATGTTACCGAAAAAATTGGAATTGTAATTGGAATGTGTGTTTATGGCATTATTGATCAAATCACAGGAAGTCCAAGACTGGCTATTGTATTTCTAGCTGTGTTTTTTGTGATTGGTGTTGTCTTATTGCGAAAAGTACCAAAAAAACAAATAATCTAG
- a CDS encoding M48 family metallopeptidase — MNKQNIMIVVCTIGLFLSCATNPVTGGKNLNFVSNSQLFASSFQEYDSFLKENKVISGTPDANKVTEVGMKIAAAAQKYLTSIGQPEYLKEYRWEYKLVENKEVNAWCMPGGKIVVYTGILPVTKNDAGLATVLGHEVSHALANHGAQRMSAAQLQSLGAVGVAVATGNQSAENQQMWQQYYGIGSEVGVMLPFSRSYENEADKIGLTLMAIAGYNPDDAIVFWSRMAAESSGQKPPEFLSTHPSDASRIANLKALVPGAKATAAKFGVVFK, encoded by the coding sequence ATGAATAAGCAGAATATAATGATAGTGGTTTGCACCATCGGATTGTTTTTGTCATGTGCGACTAATCCAGTTACAGGAGGGAAGAATTTAAATTTCGTATCGAACAGCCAGTTGTTTGCATCGTCATTTCAGGAGTATGATTCTTTTTTAAAGGAAAACAAAGTAATATCAGGGACACCAGATGCAAATAAAGTAACGGAAGTTGGAATGAAAATTGCGGCTGCAGCACAGAAATATTTAACTTCGATTGGCCAGCCAGAATATTTAAAAGAGTATCGGTGGGAGTACAAATTGGTTGAAAATAAAGAAGTAAATGCTTGGTGCATGCCGGGTGGAAAAATTGTAGTATATACCGGTATCCTGCCTGTTACGAAAAATGATGCAGGTTTGGCCACAGTATTGGGACATGAGGTTTCTCATGCATTGGCCAATCACGGAGCACAAAGAATGAGTGCTGCTCAATTACAAAGTTTAGGAGCGGTTGGTGTTGCAGTTGCAACAGGAAACCAAAGTGCAGAGAATCAACAAATGTGGCAACAATATTATGGAATTGGTTCTGAAGTTGGAGTGATGCTGCCTTTTAGCAGAAGTTATGAAAATGAAGCTGATAAAATAGGACTTACCTTGATGGCTATTGCAGGATATAATCCTGATGATGCAATTGTTTTTTGGAGTAGGATGGCAGCGGAATCCTCAGGACAAAAGCCACCTGAATTTTTGAGTACGCATCCATCTGATGCCTCGAGGATTGCAAATTTAAAAGCTTTGGTTCCTGGAGCAAAAGCTACAGCAGCTAAGTTTGGTGTAGTATTTAAATGA
- the glgB gene encoding 1,4-alpha-glucan branching protein GlgB — protein sequence MNKVQTYSLFTDFDIDLFKAGKHFRLYEKLGAHLIEVDGVKGVYFAVWAPSARTVSVVGDFNFWIQGDHQLQVRWDSSGIWEGFIPGIEQGTTYKYKIQSNNGGIITEKADPFAFYCEKPPHTASVVWDLEHKWNDKKWMQTRKEHNDLDKPYSVYEVHLGSWKRHGEENRFLTYLEFAEDLVKYVKETGFTHVEFMPVMEYPYDPSWGYQLVGYFAPTSRFGTPQEFMVLVDKLHEAGIGVILDWVPSHFPDDAHGLGFFDGSNLFEHPDRRKGYHPDWKSLVFNYGRNEVRSFLISNALFWLQHYHIDGLRVDAVASMLYLDYSREEGEWEPNIYGGRENLDTISFLKDFNEAVYANYEGVQTIAEESTSFPMVSRPTFVGGLGFGMKWMMGWMHDTLEYFQKETVYRKYHQNDLTFSMTYTYTENFMLPLSHDEVVYGKKSILGRMPGDEWQKFANLRLLYGYMFTHPGTKLLFMGAEFGQSSEWNFESSLDWHLLQYPFHNGIKLVITKLNELYKTEPALHEKQFNQEGFEWINYSDHENAVMSFIRKGNNPKDDLIVVLNFTQVVRENYRIGLPKTGKLVEVFNSDSVDFGGSGVVNTNKSKVESIPFDGKDYSVALLLPPLAVLVHKFA from the coding sequence ATGAACAAAGTACAAACCTATTCGCTTTTTACAGATTTTGACATTGATTTATTCAAGGCAGGAAAACATTTTAGACTTTATGAAAAATTAGGGGCACATCTTATTGAAGTTGATGGAGTAAAAGGAGTTTATTTTGCTGTATGGGCACCATCGGCAAGAACGGTTTCGGTAGTTGGAGACTTTAATTTCTGGATTCAGGGGGATCATCAATTGCAGGTGCGTTGGGATTCATCTGGAATTTGGGAGGGTTTTATTCCCGGAATAGAACAAGGAACAACTTACAAATATAAAATACAATCCAACAATGGTGGAATCATTACCGAAAAAGCAGATCCATTTGCTTTTTATTGTGAAAAACCACCTCATACTGCTTCTGTCGTTTGGGATCTGGAACATAAGTGGAACGACAAAAAATGGATGCAAACCCGCAAAGAGCATAATGATTTGGATAAACCGTATTCGGTTTATGAAGTGCACTTGGGTTCCTGGAAAAGACATGGTGAAGAAAATAGATTTTTGACTTATCTAGAATTTGCTGAAGATTTGGTTAAATATGTAAAAGAGACAGGCTTTACACATGTAGAGTTCATGCCAGTTATGGAATATCCGTATGATCCATCATGGGGGTACCAATTAGTGGGCTATTTTGCACCAACATCCCGTTTTGGAACTCCTCAAGAATTTATGGTTCTAGTTGATAAATTACATGAAGCTGGTATTGGAGTGATTTTGGATTGGGTTCCTTCGCATTTTCCTGATGATGCTCATGGTTTGGGATTTTTTGATGGATCGAATTTATTTGAACATCCAGATCGCAGAAAAGGTTATCATCCAGACTGGAAAAGTTTGGTTTTTAATTATGGACGAAATGAAGTTCGTTCTTTCTTAATCAGTAACGCATTGTTTTGGTTACAACATTATCATATAGACGGGCTTAGAGTAGATGCGGTTGCTTCTATGTTGTATTTGGATTATTCCAGAGAAGAAGGGGAGTGGGAACCAAATATATATGGTGGAAGGGAAAACTTGGATACGATTAGTTTTTTGAAAGATTTTAATGAAGCGGTATATGCCAATTATGAAGGCGTACAAACCATTGCTGAAGAAAGTACTTCTTTTCCAATGGTTTCAAGACCTACATTCGTTGGAGGTTTAGGCTTTGGAATGAAATGGATGATGGGTTGGATGCACGATACTCTAGAATACTTTCAAAAAGAGACCGTGTATAGAAAATACCATCAAAATGATTTGACTTTCTCCATGACTTATACTTATACCGAGAATTTCATGCTACCGCTTTCACATGATGAAGTGGTTTATGGCAAAAAATCTATTCTAGGAAGAATGCCAGGAGATGAGTGGCAGAAATTTGCTAATCTTCGTTTGCTTTACGGCTATATGTTTACGCATCCCGGAACCAAATTATTGTTTATGGGAGCTGAATTTGGACAAAGTAGCGAATGGAATTTTGAAAGCAGTTTGGATTGGCATCTATTGCAATACCCATTCCATAACGGCATAAAATTGGTAATTACCAAGCTTAATGAATTGTACAAAACAGAGCCAGCTTTGCATGAAAAACAATTTAATCAAGAAGGTTTTGAGTGGATTAATTATTCTGATCATGAAAATGCTGTAATGTCTTTTATTCGAAAAGGAAACAATCCTAAAGATGATTTGATTGTGGTACTCAATTTTACGCAAGTTGTGCGAGAGAATTACCGAATAGGTCTGCCCAAAACAGGAAAACTTGTAGAAGTATTCAACAGTGATTCGGTTGATTTTGGCGGCAGTGGAGTTGTAAACACAAACAAATCAAAAGTGGAATCAATTCCTTTTGATGGAAAAGATTATTCTGTTGCTTTACTCTTGCCTCCATTGGCAGTTTTGGTGCATAAATTTGCATAG
- a CDS encoding maltokinase N-terminal cap-like domain-containing protein: MADKINEAEYQNPFVFHTDWEAALEDENFNKIFASDILENYIINKRWYGGKASTLKYIEIVHSFKISSNDNTYYGVLLEVNFKEAFYQHYFMPLAFMSEEDLDTNTVIAPVKMNEKEGYLVDALHQEDFRKLLFDKIIHSKKNEESKVTFHKGKALHTKEYVSSHFMGVEQSNTSIVYNDNLVLKIFRRIYISMNPDYEISRFLTERMNFKHSPAYTGSISIVSSEGNITLGLMQEMVPNQGDAWKYMLEEVDRIFDNLNTKKISISRLPDIELFKRLRLNDVPHEIIDWAGLSIFLKIQTLATRTAEMHIALGSDIHETAFTPLTYNGDYSVWLKNRLTYQFQNRLNILENNLHKLDGLALELANQFLDHKKEIRKAFLDFDWTQMKSERIRIHGDYHLGQVLVNGDDFYILDFEGEPESTIRDRKVKQPPLKDVAGMFRSFHYAIYATIFNSNDKYPYEQDELFKAGEILYKYFVGVFLNTYTEVAQGGNLNIGYIKEIDFLLKYCLLEKAIYELGYELNSRPRWSVIPLRGIASIMNFK, encoded by the coding sequence ATGGCAGACAAAATTAACGAAGCCGAATATCAAAACCCATTTGTATTTCACACTGATTGGGAAGCTGCTCTTGAAGACGAAAATTTCAATAAAATTTTTGCTTCCGATATTTTAGAAAACTACATAATCAATAAAAGGTGGTATGGTGGTAAGGCCAGCACCTTAAAATATATTGAGATTGTTCATTCTTTTAAAATCTCATCAAATGATAATACCTATTACGGCGTTTTATTGGAAGTTAATTTTAAAGAAGCCTTTTATCAGCATTATTTTATGCCATTGGCATTTATGTCTGAAGAGGATTTAGATACCAATACTGTTATTGCTCCAGTTAAAATGAACGAAAAGGAGGGATATCTTGTAGATGCTTTACATCAGGAGGATTTTAGAAAATTACTTTTTGACAAGATCATCCATTCCAAAAAAAATGAGGAATCAAAAGTTACCTTTCACAAAGGAAAAGCATTGCATACCAAGGAATATGTTTCGTCCCATTTTATGGGAGTGGAACAAAGTAATACTTCTATTGTTTATAATGATAACCTGGTTCTAAAAATCTTCAGAAGAATTTACATCAGCATGAATCCTGATTATGAAATCAGTCGTTTCCTGACCGAAAGAATGAATTTTAAACATTCACCTGCCTATACTGGAAGCATTAGTATAGTTTCGTCTGAGGGAAACATCACTCTTGGCTTGATGCAAGAAATGGTGCCTAATCAAGGCGATGCATGGAAATATATGCTGGAAGAAGTAGATCGAATTTTTGACAATTTGAATACCAAAAAGATTTCAATCAGTAGACTTCCGGATATAGAATTATTCAAAAGATTAAGGTTGAATGACGTCCCTCATGAAATTATTGATTGGGCAGGGTTAAGTATTTTTCTAAAAATTCAAACTTTGGCAACGCGAACAGCCGAAATGCATATTGCTTTGGGTAGTGACATTCATGAAACTGCCTTTACACCACTTACTTATAATGGAGATTATTCGGTTTGGTTAAAAAACAGATTGACTTATCAGTTTCAAAACCGCTTGAATATTTTAGAAAATAATTTGCACAAGTTGGATGGATTAGCATTAGAACTGGCGAATCAATTTTTGGATCACAAAAAAGAAATTAGAAAAGCATTCCTTGATTTTGACTGGACACAGATGAAATCAGAACGTATTCGTATTCATGGAGACTATCATTTGGGACAGGTTTTAGTAAACGGGGATGATTTTTATATACTTGATTTTGAAGGAGAACCGGAAAGTACCATTCGCGATCGGAAAGTGAAACAGCCTCCTTTAAAAGATGTTGCCGGAATGTTTCGTTCTTTTCATTATGCTATTTATGCTACTATTTTCAACAGCAATGATAAATATCCTTATGAACAAGACGAACTTTTTAAGGCTGGTGAAATTTTATACAAATATTTTGTAGGCGTTTTTCTGAACACCTATACTGAAGTAGCTCAAGGTGGAAATCTAAATATTGGCTATATAAAAGAGATTGATTTTTTATTGAAATATTGCCTCTTGGAAAAAGCCATCTATGAATTGGGTTACGAATTAAATTCCAGACCGAGATGGTCAGTTATTCCTTTGAGAGGAATTGCCAGTATAATGAATTTTAAATAA